A single genomic interval of Mucilaginibacter robiniae harbors:
- a CDS encoding transposase, with the protein MKKRVYDESFKRMAVELSDVKGSVKEAAEELGIDPGRISKWKNQYKSDGTSSQSATALSDEQKEIRRLQKELREAQQERDILKKAVSIFSKGDGRYSDL; encoded by the coding sequence ATGAAAAAGCGAGTGTACGATGAATCGTTTAAAAGGATGGCTGTGGAGTTATCTGATGTTAAAGGTTCAGTAAAGGAGGCAGCCGAGGAATTGGGCATTGATCCAGGCAGGATTAGTAAGTGGAAAAACCAATATAAAAGCGATGGAACTAGCAGCCAGTCAGCCACTGCTCTGAGCGATGAGCAAAAAGAGATTAGAAGACTGCAAAAAGAATTAAGGGAGGCGCAGCAGGAGCGAGATATCCTAAAAAAGGCGGTCAGCATCTTTTCCAAGGGAGACGGGAGATATTCAGATTTATAA
- a CDS encoding glycosyl hydrolase family 18 protein, with product MIFIFKQFQILTLKIIVCGFAIVIFSLITPNLCAFAQKPIIDSLKNKITLPKAPKVPEIIGDSLQKTSVTLKGSVKALKADASLLKKMLQALKFKQNARAKEKQRIIFLIDSLVLNNRNLITSRNLEQLQQRLTDTSRQQYNELLAHIQALKLNPQIVQDTTGKEIEQQQSINSVIAKVLPMLKSIQNTQHINVKQLTKLQSIKALYSRSPQQMDTAKLNDSTLLVYKLRLRHVLNVMGYISYQSEKSGEDYNYNLLSSIALFTYEINTTTGFVRDLNNANTDSIYNHGVNSGRNTYLSFFTNTDPAKLLNNPIAQNNFFTTATKQLKLKRAAGLNIYLSALNGQSRLQLTGFIKRLYEYLRINYPGFQLSITVPGTGEATAYDLQALNAYANQFVIDFTKYNPLKPGPIAPIADFGNNNLQSAISRFINQGLQPAKIYLCLPYHGVRWTFTKPANKGQYPIYLPYKIIRSHYNTSFYNLDTSIAFSTETKGKNSVDTVWYDDENTLAKKYELALLNKIGGIALFDLGDGEGYSELWDVIAEKLLTIDTIKVKTISLKHHQTQLTFGQYVQLYYYFLEQPCSNTFSPELAAWLGVQHDCKKNEAIYRQMNLKMQYVLWITDIILGLLFMLSSIVLIYFIRREGEWWAWKKAFIWMISFFVILLVLAIFMSLYMDDNIPWFGGSNKDCVNMPFHNVLAIVIVSMVTGALITRFLIFPLLKREDIP from the coding sequence ATGATTTTTATTTTTAAGCAATTTCAGATATTAACTTTAAAGATAATAGTATGTGGATTTGCTATTGTAATATTTTCATTAATTACACCTAACCTATGTGCATTTGCTCAGAAGCCAATAATTGACTCATTAAAAAACAAAATTACGCTTCCTAAAGCGCCCAAGGTACCCGAAATTATTGGTGATTCACTGCAGAAAACAAGTGTTACGCTCAAAGGATCAGTCAAAGCTTTGAAAGCAGATGCATCTCTGTTAAAAAAGATGCTACAAGCATTAAAGTTTAAACAGAATGCAAGAGCCAAAGAAAAACAAAGAATCATATTCTTGATAGACTCTTTGGTGCTTAACAACCGGAATTTAATTACTTCAAGAAATCTTGAACAACTCCAGCAACGCCTTACAGATACCAGCAGGCAGCAGTACAATGAGCTTTTAGCGCATATACAGGCTCTGAAACTCAACCCGCAAATCGTGCAAGATACTACCGGAAAGGAAATTGAACAGCAGCAGAGTATCAATTCTGTTATTGCAAAAGTGTTACCTATGCTGAAAAGCATCCAGAATACACAGCATATCAACGTTAAGCAGCTGACCAAGTTACAATCCATTAAAGCGCTTTACAGCCGGTCGCCCCAACAGATGGATACCGCCAAGTTAAATGATAGCACGCTATTGGTTTACAAGCTGCGTTTAAGACATGTTCTGAATGTAATGGGCTACATATCCTACCAAAGCGAAAAAAGCGGAGAGGACTACAATTATAACTTATTAAGCAGCATAGCCTTGTTTACTTATGAAATTAATACCACTACAGGCTTTGTGCGTGATTTAAATAATGCTAATACAGACAGCATATATAACCATGGCGTAAACAGCGGCCGTAACACTTACCTGTCATTCTTCACCAATACCGACCCCGCTAAGTTGCTTAACAATCCCATCGCACAAAACAATTTCTTTACCACTGCAACTAAACAGCTTAAATTAAAGCGCGCGGCCGGACTTAACATTTATCTTAGTGCATTAAACGGACAGTCAAGGTTGCAGCTAACCGGCTTTATTAAAAGATTATACGAATATCTTCGGATTAATTATCCTGGCTTTCAGCTAAGCATCACTGTACCGGGGACGGGCGAGGCTACGGCTTATGATTTGCAGGCGCTGAATGCTTACGCCAACCAGTTTGTTATTGACTTTACAAAATATAATCCCCTAAAACCAGGCCCTATAGCACCAATAGCTGACTTTGGCAATAACAATCTGCAATCCGCCATTTCGAGATTTATCAATCAAGGGCTCCAGCCTGCGAAAATTTATCTATGCCTTCCCTATCATGGCGTGCGCTGGACTTTTACTAAACCTGCAAACAAAGGGCAATACCCCATCTATCTACCTTACAAAATCATCCGCTCCCATTACAATACTTCCTTTTATAATCTGGATACCAGCATTGCGTTTTCAACAGAAACAAAAGGCAAAAACTCCGTTGATACGGTTTGGTATGATGATGAAAACACTTTGGCCAAAAAATATGAACTGGCTTTGCTGAACAAGATTGGCGGGATAGCCTTATTTGATTTAGGTGATGGTGAAGGCTACAGCGAACTTTGGGACGTAATAGCCGAAAAACTGCTGACCATTGATACTATCAAAGTAAAAACAATTTCTCTAAAGCATCATCAAACCCAACTAACTTTCGGCCAATACGTTCAGTTATATTACTATTTTTTGGAGCAACCATGTAGCAATACATTCTCACCCGAACTTGCCGCTTGGCTTGGCGTACAACATGATTGTAAAAAAAACGAGGCTATATATAGGCAGATGAACTTAAAAATGCAGTACGTTTTGTGGATAACTGATATCATCCTAGGGCTACTCTTTATGCTTAGCAGCATAGTGCTTATCTATTTTATCAGGCGGGAAGGAGAATGGTGGGCTTGGAAAAAAGCATTTATCTGGATGATATCCTTTTTTGTCATACTTTTAGTATTAGCCATTTTTATGTCGCTCTATATGGATGATAATATTCCGTGGTTTGGGGGCAGCAACAAAGACTGTGTGAATATGCCTTTTCATAATGTACTGGCTATAGTTATCGTGAGTATGGTCACGGGAGCACTTATCACCCGGTTCTTGATATTTCCTTTGTTAAAAAGAGAAGACATTCCCTGA
- a CDS encoding class I SAM-dependent methyltransferase, producing the protein MKAILDTVSVLRYHKRQIQLHGARHVKALGWRNAYSQLIRFQAMFSMIDLGSGSVLDAGCGHGDLRKYLYDLYPQNTYYGIEQIPELLDVAVERYASYPDTHFYLGDFTTADSPVCDYVLASGSLSYQNSDPDFIFKVIKKLYACCRQGLGFNLLSRVAQQGCLVAYDMKEIMDYCLKLSEKVLVKTDYSEEDFTMFVLK; encoded by the coding sequence ATGAAAGCTATCCTAGATACTGTCTCCGTACTTCGTTATCATAAGCGGCAAATACAGTTGCATGGTGCCCGCCATGTCAAGGCGTTGGGCTGGCGAAATGCATACAGTCAGTTGATCCGTTTTCAGGCAATGTTTTCTATGATTGATTTAGGTAGCGGCTCTGTACTTGATGCAGGCTGCGGCCATGGAGATTTGCGCAAATATCTTTATGACTTATACCCACAAAATACCTATTACGGTATAGAGCAAATACCCGAGCTGCTTGATGTTGCTGTAGAGCGCTATGCCAGCTATCCTGACACACATTTCTACTTGGGCGACTTTACTACTGCCGACTCACCGGTATGTGATTACGTGTTGGCATCGGGTTCATTAAGCTATCAAAACAGTGACCCTGATTTTATTTTCAAGGTCATAAAAAAGCTGTATGCATGTTGCCGGCAAGGGTTAGGATTTAACTTGCTAAGTCGCGTTGCTCAACAAGGTTGTTTAGTCGCATATGATATGAAAGAAATAATGGATTACTGCTTGAAATTATCTGAAAAGGTTTTGGTCAAGACCGATTACTCTGAGGAAGATTTTACAATGTTTGTGCTCAAATAA
- a CDS encoding IS3 family transposase, with product MKAHKTEFTVEKTCKVLGVSSSSYYYGLKHPVSVTELKSQVLLSQIESIYRKSRCCYGSPRIAIEPEQVGIHVSRPCVAKAMKRANLKSIVQERKYRVQTTDSRHTYAVAENHLGQDFAVDRLAQKWVSDLTYIKTGEGWLYLTTIIDLVDRKVTRWALSETMKAIDATLAAFKMAVNHRPVVQQLSLCSDRGVQYACSDFTELLKKYPEVTAKHEQKR from the coding sequence ATAAAGGCACATAAAACAGAATTCACCGTAGAAAAGACGTGCAAGGTACTGGGTGTAAGCTCCAGTAGTTACTATTACGGGTTAAAGCACCCTGTCAGCGTAACAGAACTTAAATCGCAGGTACTACTCTCACAAATAGAAAGTATCTATCGTAAAAGCAGGTGTTGTTATGGTAGCCCCCGCATTGCAATAGAACCAGAACAAGTCGGCATCCACGTTTCCAGGCCGTGCGTGGCTAAAGCAATGAAAAGAGCGAACTTAAAAAGTATTGTCCAGGAGCGGAAATATCGTGTTCAGACTACTGATTCCAGGCATACGTATGCAGTGGCTGAGAATCATCTCGGGCAGGACTTTGCGGTAGATAGATTGGCTCAAAAATGGGTGTCTGATCTCACTTATATTAAAACCGGTGAAGGATGGCTGTACCTGACCACGATTATAGACCTTGTAGACCGTAAAGTCACCAGATGGGCACTAAGTGAAACAATGAAAGCTATAGATGCTACGCTTGCAGCTTTTAAAATGGCTGTGAATCACAGGCCTGTAGTGCAGCAGCTTTCGCTCTGTTCGGACAGAGGTGTACAATATGCCTGTAGTGACTTTACCGAGCTGTTAAAGAAGTATCCTGAGGTAACAGCAAAGCATGAGCAGAAAAGGTAA
- a CDS encoding DNA/RNA non-specific endonuclease: MKFKHLLFSPLMAALLLTSCSKEVTAPATQPVNLTVASRAVSGTKVITQTFDEGFESGSKTAYAAADVTLSSGSWNLNNALIGTSTSDPKVGSKSVRLTSTGTLGMNFNVTSGASTVTVRYAVYGSDGSSNFQLWVSSDSGSSYSQTGATVTASSSTLSTATFTVNQAGNLRFQLRKTTGGSNRINIDEFTINSYDNSSTGGGGSTGGSTTDNSNLLMGNPSGATTSTANSDNYLRDLTYFTQSYNRSKGEPNWTSWYVGASSLGSTDRSDNFRADTGLPSGWYEVSASSYSGSGFDRGHNCPSADRTSTTAANQATFLMSNMVPQAPNNNQQTWANLENYGRSLVTAGNEIYVIMGSYGQGGTGSNGGTTTTVDNGNVVVPSNIWKVIVVLANGNNDLSRVTSSTRVIAVNTPNINSINTDWKQYRCTVRSIEQATGYNLLSALPQSVQDAIETKVDNQ; this comes from the coding sequence ATGAAATTCAAACATTTACTCTTTTCGCCACTGATGGCAGCCCTGTTGCTGACCTCCTGCTCCAAGGAGGTAACGGCACCAGCTACGCAGCCCGTCAACTTAACCGTAGCTTCCCGTGCTGTTTCCGGCACCAAAGTCATTACCCAGACCTTTGATGAAGGCTTTGAATCGGGCAGCAAGACGGCTTATGCAGCAGCAGATGTCACGCTAAGCAGCGGCTCGTGGAATTTGAACAATGCGCTGATCGGCACTTCCACTTCTGACCCTAAAGTGGGCTCTAAATCGGTACGCCTTACCAGCACCGGTACCCTGGGCATGAACTTCAACGTAACATCAGGCGCTTCTACCGTAACGGTACGCTATGCAGTGTACGGCTCGGATGGTTCGTCTAACTTCCAGCTATGGGTATCCTCAGATAGCGGCAGCAGTTACAGTCAAACAGGCGCTACGGTAACGGCTTCGAGCAGTACACTAAGTACGGCCACGTTCACGGTGAACCAGGCCGGTAACCTGCGTTTCCAGTTGCGTAAAACCACAGGCGGCTCGAACCGTATCAACATTGATGAGTTTACCATTAACAGCTATGATAATAGTTCAACAGGTGGTGGAGGTAGTACAGGCGGCTCTACTACAGACAACAGCAACCTGCTGATGGGTAACCCGAGTGGTGCCACGACCAGCACCGCTAATAGCGATAACTACCTGCGTGACCTCACTTACTTTACCCAGAGCTACAATCGCAGCAAGGGAGAGCCGAACTGGACCAGCTGGTATGTAGGAGCCAGTTCTTTAGGTTCTACCGACCGTTCCGATAACTTCCGTGCGGATACGGGTTTACCGTCCGGCTGGTACGAGGTATCGGCCAGCAGCTACAGCGGTTCAGGTTTTGATCGCGGGCACAACTGCCCCAGTGCAGACCGTACATCTACGACCGCAGCTAACCAAGCCACGTTTTTAATGAGCAATATGGTGCCACAAGCCCCGAACAATAACCAGCAAACTTGGGCGAACCTAGAGAACTATGGAAGGTCACTGGTGACTGCTGGAAACGAGATTTACGTGATCATGGGCAGCTACGGACAAGGCGGTACAGGTTCTAATGGAGGAACAACCACTACGGTAGACAATGGTAATGTGGTAGTGCCAAGCAACATCTGGAAAGTAATTGTAGTGCTGGCTAACGGCAACAATGATTTGAGCAGGGTTACCAGTTCAACCAGGGTAATTGCGGTAAACACGCCTAACATCAACAGCATCAACACCGACTGGAAACAATACCGCTGCACGGTGAGAAGCATTGAACAGGCAACCGGGTATAACCTCTTGTCAGCTTTACCACAATCGGTACAGGATGCCATTGAAACCAAAGTGGATAATCAGTAA
- a CDS encoding integrase core domain-containing protein translates to MSRKGNCWDNAVAESFFKTMKTEMVYHRSFQTKAEARLAVSPDTSRLGTIGKEGIQRWDILHPARMKKRF, encoded by the coding sequence ATGAGCAGAAAAGGTAATTGCTGGGACAATGCCGTAGCAGAGAGCTTCTTTAAAACTATGAAAACTGAAATGGTTTATCACAGGTCATTTCAAACTAAAGCCGAAGCCAGGTTAGCTGTGTCTCCAGACACATCAAGGTTGGGTACAATCGGCAAAGAAGGCATTCAGCGCTGGGATATCTTACACCCTGCCAGGATGAAGAAGCGTTTCTAA
- a CDS encoding nuclease A inhibitor family protein yields MSIQSNLEQAANGLQMMSESDYPFTYVCTEAKVIDNDLVLKIAAKPQGTPIEQTTIEHLLRNMTDASSGSVSPQVANQFQNLAATLKSELSNLTVYRVGEVQVDVFILGLTKEGNVAGMRTKLIET; encoded by the coding sequence ATGAGCATACAAAGCAACCTGGAACAAGCAGCTAACGGTCTTCAGATGATGAGTGAATCCGATTACCCGTTCACGTATGTCTGTACAGAAGCTAAAGTGATTGATAATGACTTGGTACTCAAGATAGCTGCCAAACCACAAGGCACGCCCATTGAGCAAACCACCATCGAGCACCTGTTACGAAATATGACCGATGCTTCGTCAGGCTCTGTCTCTCCGCAAGTGGCAAATCAGTTCCAAAACCTGGCTGCAACGCTTAAAAGTGAACTTAGTAATCTTACTGTGTACCGTGTAGGTGAAGTGCAGGTCGATGTGTTCATCTTAGGGCTGACTAAAGAAGGTAATGTTGCTGGTATGCGTACTAAGCTGATTGAAACATAA
- a CDS encoding eCIS core domain-containing protein — protein sequence MKSFIPDKQSINSAVKAPGKITNNPLQRKGAGEEKDALQRKQNPLQRMVDKEDELLEKKDNPLQLKKSSQNPLQFKQPANNPLQLQTAPKAKNNTGLPDSLKAGVENLSGYSLDDVKVHYNSDKPAQLQAHAYAQGTDIHIAPGQEQHLPHEAWHVVQQKQGRVQPTMQLKGGMPVNDDAGLESEADKMGHNASSYTSSLALTSGNIQRVAKTVSLATIQRKSEVNYKTQKVSYTDMHGKSHDEEVGYQADAFIDVTDPIIGAEPDSKTQQKAMYDTLATMHGINYLIRGHLLNGNIGGVGAVYNLFPITSHANSQHKMTAEGHLKHHVRAEQQAFKNKSAGPFFVRYRVTAEAENSSDLSSNASAKFFCEMVSAHSSLPGGKNEVWTVFSQPNNKVQADGDKSSHYDYSNKDLGGFESSGKGESMETFTSRVRSNVNGWKGNKDNEFTPGAKGADVTAHVELSAIKERLLVNLENEIDKHPLCEDLFFIAPEKLKELFANTYNLTDVNQAYNYIWDQVLIYEKGQEAQLNNNKQALLNDLVQYLEGVSISKDAKFNTYTIIEQHVKTIATNDLLEQSISEIVNSVNMEIHKYLQH from the coding sequence ATGAAGAGTTTTATACCAGATAAACAATCAATAAATTCAGCAGTAAAGGCCCCGGGCAAGATTACCAACAATCCATTGCAACGAAAAGGTGCTGGAGAAGAGAAGGATGCTTTGCAACGGAAACAAAACCCTTTACAGCGAATGGTGGACAAAGAGGATGAACTGTTAGAAAAGAAAGACAACCCCTTACAGTTAAAAAAAAGCAGCCAGAATCCGTTGCAGTTCAAGCAGCCTGCCAACAATCCTTTGCAGTTACAGACTGCGCCTAAAGCTAAAAATAATACCGGATTGCCGGACAGCCTGAAAGCCGGAGTGGAGAACCTTTCCGGCTATAGCCTCGATGATGTCAAAGTACATTATAACAGTGATAAGCCAGCGCAGTTGCAGGCGCATGCTTACGCACAGGGTACCGACATTCATATTGCACCGGGGCAGGAGCAGCATTTGCCGCATGAAGCTTGGCACGTGGTACAGCAAAAACAGGGGCGCGTGCAGCCTACCATGCAGCTGAAGGGCGGCATGCCTGTTAATGACGATGCCGGCTTAGAAAGTGAAGCAGATAAAATGGGACACAACGCGAGTAGCTATACATCATCTTTGGCCTTAACATCTGGAAATATACAGCGGGTGGCAAAAACTGTGTCACTTGCAACTATTCAGCGAAAGAGTGAGGTAAATTATAAAACCCAAAAGGTTTCCTATACTGATATGCACGGTAAGAGCCATGACGAAGAGGTTGGCTATCAAGCAGATGCTTTTATTGATGTTACTGACCCTATAATAGGTGCCGAGCCAGACAGTAAAACACAGCAAAAGGCAATGTATGATACCTTAGCAACCATGCATGGTATAAATTATTTAATACGAGGACATTTACTGAACGGTAATATAGGAGGGGTAGGTGCGGTATATAATCTTTTCCCAATAACTTCTCATGCCAACAGCCAACATAAAATGACAGCTGAAGGGCATTTAAAACACCATGTACGTGCCGAACAGCAGGCTTTTAAGAATAAGTCTGCCGGGCCGTTTTTTGTTCGGTATCGTGTTACGGCAGAAGCTGAAAACAGCAGCGACCTAAGCAGCAATGCCAGTGCAAAATTCTTTTGTGAAATGGTTAGTGCCCATTCTAGCCTGCCTGGAGGCAAGAACGAAGTCTGGACAGTTTTCAGTCAACCTAATAATAAGGTTCAGGCAGATGGAGATAAGTCCTCACATTATGATTACTCAAATAAAGATTTGGGTGGATTTGAAAGCTCGGGTAAAGGCGAGAGCATGGAAACGTTTACCAGCAGGGTGCGAAGTAATGTAAACGGATGGAAAGGCAACAAAGACAATGAGTTTACGCCTGGTGCTAAAGGAGCTGATGTTACTGCTCATGTTGAGCTGTCGGCCATAAAGGAAAGGCTTCTTGTAAATTTAGAAAACGAAATAGACAAACATCCTTTGTGTGAAGATTTGTTTTTTATTGCACCGGAGAAACTGAAAGAGCTGTTTGCAAATACCTATAATTTAACTGATGTAAATCAAGCATATAATTACATCTGGGATCAGGTTTTGATTTATGAAAAAGGTCAGGAAGCACAGCTAAATAATAATAAACAAGCCTTGCTCAATGATTTAGTGCAATATCTTGAAGGTGTGAGCATTTCTAAAGATGCAAAGTTTAACACTTATACAATAATTGAGCAGCACGTTAAGACAATTGCAACCAACGATTTACTTGAACAAAGCATAAGTGAGATAGTTAACTCGGTCAACATGGAAATTCACAAATACCTTCAACATTGA
- a CDS encoding integrase core domain-containing protein: MDNGPEFISHKLDIWCKENKITLVFIQPGKPMQNAYVERCNGNIRRELLNAYVFKTLDEVREKAEEWMVDYNYYRPHHALKFRTQVDLLQDVST, from the coding sequence ATGGATAACGGGCCGGAGTTCATCTCGCATAAGCTGGACATATGGTGCAAGGAGAACAAGATCACCTTGGTTTTCATTCAGCCGGGCAAGCCGATGCAGAATGCTTATGTCGAACGGTGCAATGGTAATATCAGACGGGAACTACTAAATGCCTACGTATTTAAAACGTTGGATGAGGTCAGGGAAAAGGCAGAGGAATGGATGGTAGATTACAATTATTACCGGCCACATCATGCCTTAAAATTCCGCACGCAAGTCGATTTATTGCAAGATGTCTCAACGTAG
- a CDS encoding alpha/beta hydrolase-fold protein: MNKRAKPCRYFYYFNLSFILLLIFISLPKIVTAQIDSLPIHNEKAILLHSKVMSEDRTLWIHLPANYTSTSNSYPVLYVLDAGNHFNHASEAVGFLAGYDRNRMPEMIVVGIVNVNRGRDFTPVYLKNAKGALDSSKTTSNAGADRFLRYIADEVIPYVDTHYRVQPYRILTGHSLGGLFALYAKEQMPKLFPAMILTSPAINGINDRMLSNIHLFIKASHPHNGKLFIAIGNENTQKVDSLTSELKQFAPTWLNWAYKKYEEENHFSAPYKSLFDGLKFIYKDWFIDYYGNTSISYQDILRHFKILSDEFGYNMTATEDFVNNCGYNQLNAGKIENAIGLFVENVKAHPDSYNAYDSLGEAYMKSGNTSLAIFNYKKSIELNPHNEDGKEMLEKLIKGKK; this comes from the coding sequence ATGAACAAAAGAGCAAAACCTTGTAGATATTTTTATTATTTCAATTTATCCTTTATTCTATTATTGATATTTATTTCCTTACCCAAAATAGTTACTGCCCAGATTGACTCTTTACCTATCCACAACGAAAAAGCAATATTATTGCATTCAAAAGTCATGTCTGAAGATAGAACACTTTGGATACATCTTCCAGCCAACTATACATCTACATCAAATTCATATCCCGTATTGTATGTGCTCGATGCAGGTAATCATTTTAATCATGCTTCAGAAGCAGTAGGTTTTCTGGCAGGATATGATCGCAATAGAATGCCTGAAATGATTGTCGTTGGAATAGTGAACGTAAATCGAGGTAGAGACTTTACTCCTGTCTATTTGAAAAATGCTAAAGGGGCGCTTGATAGTTCTAAAACGACAAGCAATGCCGGAGCCGATAGATTTTTGAGATATATAGCAGACGAAGTAATTCCTTACGTTGATACTCACTATCGAGTACAACCATATCGAATACTGACCGGACACTCTTTGGGTGGTTTGTTTGCATTGTACGCTAAAGAGCAAATGCCAAAGTTATTTCCAGCAATGATTTTAACAAGCCCTGCAATTAACGGGATTAATGATAGGATGTTATCCAATATTCATTTGTTCATAAAGGCTTCGCACCCTCACAATGGCAAGTTATTTATAGCAATTGGTAATGAAAATACGCAGAAAGTTGATTCATTAACATCTGAATTGAAGCAATTTGCCCCAACATGGTTGAACTGGGCATACAAAAAATATGAGGAGGAAAACCATTTTTCTGCTCCATATAAAAGCCTATTTGATGGACTTAAATTTATTTATAAAGACTGGTTTATAGACTATTACGGAAATACGAGTATTTCTTACCAAGATATTCTTCGGCACTTTAAAATATTATCTGATGAATTTGGATATAACATGACCGCAACAGAAGACTTCGTTAATAATTGCGGTTATAACCAGCTGAATGCTGGGAAAATAGAAAATGCTATCGGGCTATTTGTTGAAAATGTAAAAGCACATCCCGATTCTTATAATGCTTACGACAGCCTTGGAGAGGCATACATGAAATCGGGTAATACTTCACTTGCTATATTTAACTATAAAAAATCTATTGAGTTAAATCCTCACAATGAAGACGGAAAAGAAATGCTTGAAAAACTCATAAAGGGTAAGAAGTAA
- a CDS encoding YtxH domain-containing protein: MKNPFEKEDHTVLISSIAIGALVAGGLAYLYLTENGRKSREAIGHKIKDEAKDLASGVISGKTGIGKDKVKKVADFVAE; this comes from the coding sequence ATGAAAAACCCATTTGAAAAAGAAGACCACACCGTTCTGATCTCTTCAATAGCCATCGGCGCATTGGTAGCGGGAGGACTGGCCTATCTTTATTTAACAGAAAACGGCAGGAAATCACGCGAGGCAATTGGCCATAAGATCAAGGACGAAGCCAAGGATTTGGCGTCTGGTGTTATCAGCGGAAAGACCGGCATAGGTAAAGATAAAGTAAAAAAAGTGGCTGATTTTGTAGCGGAATAA
- a CDS encoding DUF4255 domain-containing protein — MIYEALKCIAEEINELFRVKLKVNDDRIIISGLTSQDGSTAIQSENKIVITLVNIEKEINGLNAGSTLSAGQSVKKNQSTNVNLTLMFSAYFAANNYPEALRFISFIIAYFQSNGVFTHANTPGLDSRIDKMMIEMVNFSPEQHNNIWSMLGAKYMPSVIYKLRMLTFNESIIQEIRPAITGLGQQTSAKP; from the coding sequence ATGATTTATGAGGCATTAAAATGTATTGCAGAGGAAATTAATGAACTTTTCAGGGTTAAACTTAAAGTTAATGATGATCGCATAATTATCTCAGGGTTAACCAGCCAGGATGGAAGCACAGCTATACAGAGTGAAAATAAAATAGTCATCACTTTAGTTAATATTGAGAAAGAGATAAATGGTCTAAATGCAGGATCCACATTGAGTGCCGGGCAAAGTGTAAAAAAGAATCAGTCAACCAATGTAAATCTTACCTTAATGTTTTCTGCCTACTTCGCTGCCAATAATTACCCGGAAGCACTGCGGTTTATATCATTCATCATTGCTTACTTTCAATCCAATGGGGTTTTTACTCATGCTAATACACCAGGCCTGGATTCTAGAATTGATAAGATGATGATTGAGATGGTCAACTTTAGTCCCGAACAACACAACAATATCTGGAGCATGCTGGGGGCCAAATATATGCCATCTGTTATATATAAACTGCGTATGCTAACCTTTAATGAATCCATAATTCAGGAAATCAGACCTGCGATAACTGGTTTAGGGCAGCAAACATCCGCCAAACCTTAA
- a CDS encoding helix-turn-helix domain-containing protein, producing the protein MPVSYPANPGTIGEHLKKKRIDSKLLQKDVAKILGVTEDCITNWEKNRSIPQIQFFPNIIQFLGYLPYSFDLTTLSGKLKAYRHVKGISQKKLGTMLNVDGATICSWEQGESQPYQRTLQKINTLFKKFSGASFSMDRSNLVIYFAILGALTRRFRRRRISGLC; encoded by the coding sequence ATGCCCGTTTCTTACCCTGCAAATCCAGGTACGATAGGCGAACACCTGAAGAAGAAGCGGATTGATTCAAAGCTATTGCAAAAAGATGTAGCAAAGATATTGGGTGTCACTGAAGATTGCATCACTAACTGGGAAAAAAACAGAAGTATTCCCCAAATACAATTCTTTCCAAATATCATCCAGTTTCTAGGTTACCTGCCATACAGCTTTGACCTGACAACACTATCCGGCAAGCTGAAAGCCTACAGGCACGTAAAAGGGATCAGTCAGAAAAAGCTGGGCACAATGCTGAATGTGGACGGTGCTACCATATGCAGCTGGGAACAAGGCGAAAGTCAGCCTTATCAGCGAACATTACAAAAGATCAATACCCTTTTCAAAAAATTTTCAGGGGCGTCATTTAGTATGGATAGGTCAAATCTGGTAATCTATTTTGCTATTCTGGGAGCATTGACCAGACGTTTCCGTAGGAGGCGGATCAGTGGGTTGTGTTAA